A portion of the Atribacterota bacterium genome contains these proteins:
- a CDS encoding glycyl radical protein: protein MNPRIEKLRNISLTTQPYIDIQRARLLTEAYQKYSGTVTIPILRALSFKYILEKKTINIEEGELIVGERGSSACGTPTYPELCCHTIEDLDMIANRERISFAVNDDVKKIQEELIIPFWRKRSIRYQLFEMMDKEWKDCYEAGIFTEFMEQRAPGHTVADGKIYKKGFLGFKQEIIEQINNLDYQNDEHVFQKLNQLKAMAICCDAIITLGERYARKAEEKAKTEHAEIRKKELLKIADICRQVPAHAPRNFHEALQMYWFVHIGVISELNTWDSFSPGHLDQHLYPFYHNDLKAGDLNREKAKELLECLWIKFNNQPAPPKVGVTLAESGTYTDFANINNGGLTPTGEDAVNEVTYIILDVIDEMRLLQPSTNIQFSQKNPDYFLKRACEIIRKGWGQPSVFNADVVISEMLRQGKDIADAREGGTSGCVETGAFGKEAYILTGYLNLVKILEITLNNGKDPQTGKIIGINTGSPENFVNFKQLFSAFKEQLHYFVDIKVKGNHIIEQLYASIMPSPFLSIIIDDCIKRGRDYNNGGARYNTSYIQGVGIGTITDCLSAIKHHVYDNSSVTMRTLVEILKQNFRGEKEIWNILKNHSPKYGNDDEYADSIMQDVFDTFFREVDGRKNTKGGYYHINMLPTTCHIYFGSVVGATPDGRKANKPLSEGISPAQGADKKGPTAVIISAARMDHVRTGGTLLNQKFSPSIIEGEKGLNSLAQLIKVYFKLGGHHIQFNVIDTEILKAAQLNPENYQNLIVRVAGYSDFFNNLNKDLQDEIISRTEQGLVE from the coding sequence GTGAACCCCAGAATTGAAAAATTAAGAAACATAAGCTTGACTACCCAACCATATATTGATATTCAGAGAGCAAGACTTTTGACTGAGGCTTACCAGAAATATTCTGGAACGGTAACTATTCCTATCTTAAGGGCTTTATCCTTTAAATATATATTAGAAAAGAAGACCATTAACATTGAAGAAGGAGAATTAATTGTAGGTGAAAGGGGGAGTTCTGCCTGCGGAACGCCAACATATCCTGAATTATGCTGTCATACAATTGAGGATTTAGATATGATTGCCAACAGAGAAAGGATTTCATTTGCGGTAAATGATGATGTTAAAAAGATACAGGAAGAATTAATAATTCCATTTTGGAGAAAAAGATCTATCCGATATCAACTTTTTGAAATGATGGATAAAGAATGGAAAGATTGTTATGAGGCAGGAATTTTTACTGAATTTATGGAGCAAAGGGCACCAGGACATACTGTGGCAGATGGTAAGATATACAAGAAGGGATTTCTGGGTTTTAAACAGGAAATTATAGAACAGATAAATAATCTTGATTATCAAAATGATGAGCATGTTTTTCAAAAATTGAATCAGCTTAAAGCTATGGCTATCTGTTGTGATGCCATAATAACATTAGGTGAGCGTTATGCCAGGAAAGCGGAGGAAAAAGCCAAAACTGAACATGCTGAGATTCGAAAAAAGGAACTGTTAAAAATTGCAGATATATGCAGGCAGGTTCCGGCGCATGCACCCAGAAATTTCCATGAGGCACTACAGATGTACTGGTTTGTACATATTGGAGTTATCAGCGAACTAAATACCTGGGATTCTTTTAGCCCAGGTCATTTAGACCAGCATTTGTATCCTTTTTACCATAATGACTTAAAAGCAGGTGACCTGAATAGAGAAAAAGCAAAAGAGTTATTAGAGTGTCTCTGGATTAAATTTAATAATCAGCCGGCTCCCCCAAAAGTCGGTGTTACCCTGGCAGAAAGTGGTACATATACTGATTTTGCTAATATCAATAATGGTGGATTAACCCCAACCGGAGAAGATGCTGTGAATGAAGTTACCTACATTATCCTGGATGTCATTGATGAGATGAGATTATTGCAGCCAAGTACTAATATCCAGTTTAGTCAAAAAAATCCAGACTACTTTTTAAAACGTGCTTGTGAAATAATCAGAAAAGGCTGGGGACAGCCCTCGGTCTTTAATGCAGATGTAGTGATATCTGAAATGCTCAGACAAGGTAAGGATATTGCTGATGCAAGGGAAGGTGGAACCAGTGGTTGTGTAGAAACCGGGGCTTTTGGAAAAGAAGCATATATTTTAACTGGTTATCTTAACCTGGTCAAGATACTGGAAATTACTCTGAACAATGGTAAAGACCCTCAAACAGGTAAAATAATAGGAATCAATACGGGAAGCCCTGAAAACTTTGTTAATTTCAAGCAATTGTTTTCAGCATTCAAGGAACAGCTTCATTATTTTGTAGATATAAAAGTGAAAGGAAACCATATAATTGAACAATTATATGCCTCTATTATGCCATCTCCTTTTCTTTCTATAATTATAGATGATTGTATTAAAAGAGGCAGGGATTATAATAACGGTGGAGCACGTTATAATACCAGTTATATACAGGGAGTAGGGATTGGGACTATAACTGATTGCCTATCTGCAATTAAGCATCATGTTTATGATAATAGTAGTGTTACAATGAGAACTTTAGTGGAAATTTTAAAACAAAACTTTAGAGGAGAAAAAGAAATTTGGAATATATTAAAGAATCATTCTCCCAAATACGGCAATGATGATGAATATGCTGATAGTATTATGCAAGATGTATTTGATACCTTTTTTAGGGAAGTAGATGGGCGTAAAAATACCAAAGGAGGCTATTATCATATTAATATGTTGCCAACTACCTGCCATATCTACTTTGGTTCTGTTGTTGGGGCAACTCCTGATGGAAGGAAAGCAAATAAACCATTATCAGAAGGGATTTCCCCTGCCCAAGGTGCAGATAAGAAAGGCCCGACTGCTGTTATTATATCGGCTGCCAGAATGGATCATGTTAGAACCGGTGGGACTCTTTTGAATCAAAAGTTTTCTCCTTCAATAATTGAAGGAGAAAAAGGACTGAATAGCCTGGCACAACTTATCAAGGTTTATTTTAAGCTTGGCGGTCACCACATACAGTTTAATGTGATAGATACTGAAATCTTAAAGGCTGCTCAGCTTAACCCGGAGAATTACCAAAATCTTATTGTGAGAGTAGCCGGGTATAGTGATTTCTTTAACAACCTTAACAAAGATCTCCAGGATGAAATAATAAGTCGTACCGAGCAGGGACTTGTTGAATAA
- a CDS encoding glycyl-radical enzyme activating protein: MNSGLVFDIKRFAIHDGPGIRTTVFLKGCPLRCWWCHNPESWLDQPEILFNFNNCIQCYQCISQCPQNAITIKDKYPYTDKNKCLACGYCVNICPAIAREISGSKFNVGQVIAEIRKDLIFYQESGGGVTFSGGEPMVQIHFLEQLLSECKKMEISTVIDTCGHVPWVYFERIADMVDLWLYDIKVIDEKTHKKYTGVQNSLIIDNLRRLSKKTSHIEIRVPVIPKINDSCKDIRAIAELMNSLRLEKVSLLPFHRMGIEKFARLQIKNRLKNISTNKNEHITKLQQIFFQNNIYAIIGG; encoded by the coding sequence ATGAATAGTGGATTAGTGTTTGATATTAAAAGATTTGCCATTCATGATGGGCCTGGTATTCGTACGACCGTTTTTTTAAAAGGTTGTCCATTAAGATGCTGGTGGTGTCATAATCCTGAAAGCTGGTTGGATCAACCTGAAATATTGTTTAATTTCAATAACTGTATTCAATGTTATCAATGTATCTCCCAGTGTCCCCAGAATGCTATTACAATAAAAGACAAATATCCCTATACTGATAAAAATAAATGCCTGGCTTGCGGGTATTGTGTTAATATTTGTCCGGCTATCGCCAGAGAAATATCCGGTAGTAAATTCAATGTGGGGCAGGTAATTGCCGAAATCAGAAAGGATTTAATATTTTACCAGGAATCCGGAGGGGGAGTTACTTTTTCCGGTGGAGAGCCAATGGTACAGATTCATTTTTTAGAACAATTACTTTCTGAATGCAAAAAAATGGAAATTAGTACTGTAATAGATACATGTGGACATGTTCCATGGGTTTATTTTGAAAGAATTGCAGATATGGTTGATTTATGGTTATATGATATTAAGGTAATAGATGAAAAAACTCATAAAAAATATACCGGGGTGCAAAACAGTCTCATAATAGATAATCTGAGAAGGTTATCAAAGAAAACAAGCCATATTGAGATTCGAGTACCTGTAATACCAAAAATTAATGATTCCTGCAAAGATATTAGAGCAATAGCAGAATTAATGAATTCCTTAAGGTTAGAAAAAGTCAGTTTATTGCCTTTTCACAGGATGGGCATTGAAAAATTTGCCAGACTGCAGATAAAGAACAGGCTTAAAAACATATCCACAAATAAAAATGAACATATTACAAAATTACAACAGATATTTTTTCAGAATAATATCTATGCTATTATTGGAGGATAA
- the pyrR gene encoding bifunctional pyr operon transcriptional regulator/uracil phosphoribosyltransferase PyrR, translated as MEYSQQSSIIMNKMDIDRTLLRISHEIIEKNKGVEDLGIIGIKTRGEYLAKRIALHIYNIEKVRIQVGVLDITLYRDDLKDKKPDAIVVKTEIPFQIGEKKILLVDDVLYTGRTIRAAMDAIVDLGRPNSIQLAVLIDRGHREFPIRADYVGKNVPTSHREIVKVRLGEIDDISQVEITKQDY; from the coding sequence ATGGAATATTCTCAACAATCATCTATTATAATGAATAAGATGGATATTGATAGGACATTGCTCAGAATTTCTCATGAAATTATTGAGAAAAACAAAGGCGTAGAGGATTTAGGCATAATTGGAATTAAAACAAGAGGGGAATATTTAGCTAAAAGAATAGCTCTCCATATATACAATATAGAAAAGGTGAGAATACAGGTGGGGGTTCTCGATATTACACTTTACCGGGATGATTTAAAGGACAAAAAACCAGATGCAATAGTTGTGAAAACCGAGATTCCTTTTCAAATAGGGGAGAAAAAAATACTTTTAGTTGATGATGTACTTTATACCGGAAGAACTATAAGGGCAGCAATGGATGCAATTGTTGATTTGGGTAGACCTAACTCCATCCAGCTTGCCGTGTTAATCGATAGAGGCCACCGTGAATTTCCTATCCGAGCAGATTATGTCGGTAAAAATGTTCCAACTTCTCACAGGGAAATCGTGAAGGTTCGATTGGGCGAAATAGACGATATAAGTCAGGTTGAAATAACTAAACAGGATTATTAA